A single genomic interval of Xiphophorus couchianus chromosome 2, X_couchianus-1.0, whole genome shotgun sequence harbors:
- the aqp9a gene encoding aquaporin-9a, whose protein sequence is MFQNADTFNNQLKVQHDRNMRQHCALKHGIFKEFLAEFLGTFVLVLFGCGSVAQTVLSRNTLGEPLTVHIGFSVGLMMAVYVAGGVSGGHVNPAVSLAMVILGKLKIWKFPFYVIAQFLGAFAGAAAIFGLYYDAFMDFTSGILSVTGINATGHIFASYPARHLSVLGGFIDQVVGTGMLVLCILAIIDGGNIGAPKGVEPLAIGLIIMAIGVSMGLNCGYPLNPARDLGPRLFTAVAGWGMEVFSTGGYWWWIPVAGPMVGGVVAAVLYFLLIELHHPHDEDEKAHEVEEEEEEEEEDDDDSSLKDKYEMIAMS, encoded by the exons ATGTTTCAAAACGCCGACACTTTTAACAACCAGCTGAAAGTGCAACACGACAGAAACATGAGGCAACACTGCGCGCTCAAACACGGAATATTCAAGGAGTTCCTGGCTGAATTCCTGGGAACGTTCGTCTTGGTA CTGTTTGGCTGCGGCTCAGTTGCTCAGACGGTCCTGAGTCGAAACACGCTGGGCGAGCCGCTCACCGTCCACATCGGCTTCTCCGTGGGCCTCATGATGGCCGTGTACGTGGCTGGAGGGGTGTCAG GAGGCCATGTGAACCCCGCCGTGTCTCTGGCCATGGTGATTCTGGGGAAACTAAAGATCTGGAAGTTTCCCTTCTACGTCATCGCTCAGTTTCTTGGTGCTTTTGCAGGAGCTGCAGCCATCTTTGGATTATATTATG ACGCTTTCATGGACTTCACCAGCGGTATTCTGTCCGTGACAGGAATCAATGCGACAGGTCACATTTTTGCCTCCTACCCTGCCAGACACCTGTCAGTCCTCGGCGGCTTCATCGATCAG gtggTGGGGACAGGTATGCTGGTTCTCTGTATTTTGGCGATCATTGACGGCGGGAACATTGGCGCCCCTAAAGGCGTGGAGCCGCTGGCCATCGGTCTGATCATCATGGCCATCGGTGTCTCCATGGGGCTCAACTGTGGCTACCCTCTGAACCCCGCCAGAGACCTGGGACCCCGGCTGTTCACGGCGGTGGCCGGGTGGGGGATGGAGGTCTTCAG CACTGGAGGCTACTGGTGGTGGATCCCAGTGGCGGGGCCCATGGTGGGAGGCGTGGTGGCGGCCGTCCTCTACTTCCTGCTCATCGAGCTGCACCACCCCCATGACGAGGACGAGAAGGCCCAcgaggtggaggaagaggaggaggaagaagaggaggacgacGATGACAGCAGTCTTAAGGACAAATACGAGATGATCGCCATGAGCTAA